A DNA window from Hordeum vulgare subsp. vulgare chromosome 1H, MorexV3_pseudomolecules_assembly, whole genome shotgun sequence contains the following coding sequences:
- the LOC123396309 gene encoding uncharacterized protein LOC123396309 has translation MNNKPDQKLYVAATVRKGPAPPPLPASPSARRARRRGTRRPRRRPLPPLLLPRRARANDVSDLCIGKPAVRSLPLSAAAGDLAATVRKGPRAVAAACIAVGPARGAVVGRAGLANVLCLLCSSLAAVLDRPVSALLPKDGAGEVRRVDPRSRYSSSPSWHVFLQ, from the coding sequence ATGAACAACAAACCAGATCAAAAACTGTATGTTGCCGCCACGGTCCGCAAGgggcccgcgccgccgccgctgcctgcATCGCCGTCGGCCCGGCGCGCGCGCCGTCGTGGGACGCGCCGGCCTCGCCGACGTCCTCTGCCTCCACTGCTCCTCCCCCGACGCGCTCGCGCCAATGACGTGTCGGACCTCTGCATCGGCAAGCCGGCCGTGAGGTCCCTCCCGCTCTCCGCGGCCGCCGGCGACCTCGCCGCCACGGTCCGCAAGGGGCcccgcgccgtcgccgccgcctgcATCGCCGTCGGCCCGGCGCGCGGCGCCGTCGTGGGACGGGCCGGCCTCGCCAACGTCCTCTGCCTCCTCTGCTCCTCCCTCGCCGCTGTGCTCGACCGGCCCGTCTCCGCGCTCCTCCCCAAGGACGGCGCCGGCGAGGTCCGCCGCGTAGATCCCCGTTCAAGgtactcctcctccccctcttggcACGTTTTTTTACAATGA